A genome region from Aphelocoma coerulescens isolate FSJ_1873_10779 chromosome Z unlocalized genomic scaffold, UR_Acoe_1.0 ChrZ, whole genome shotgun sequence includes the following:
- the SREK1IP1 gene encoding protein SREK1IP1, giving the protein MSLRPESPRESLTNDVSWETPVGFSTHLWSPAVAPSLGVLRPPSFSMSGTVREYAGKTLPAGRSVAACAGRSGESCGMALPGGNKDNIRAGCKKCGYPGHLTFECRNFLRVDPQRDIVLDVSSTSSEDSEEEELQRLQAMREKKNLNEEEEKKKQKRKSKEKTKLKRPRKRSSSSSSAEEDEPKSKKQKSHKKEKEKGKKHKSKKGRHHKKEKKKRRKEKSSSSNSSDSSSSD; this is encoded by the exons ATGAGTCTTCGGCCGGAGTCTCCGCGGGAATCACTGACAAATGACGTGTCTTGGGAAACACCCGTAGGCTTCTCCACACACCTCTGGTCCCCCGCCGTGGCTCCCTCCCTAGGAGTACTGAGGCCCCCTTCCTTCTCTATGAGTGGTACGGTCCGGGAGTACGCCGGGAAAACCCTTCCGGCGGGAAGAAGCGTCGCTGCGTGTGCGGGCCGGTCCGGAGAGAGCTGCGGGATGGCACTGCCGG GTGGAAATAAGGATAACATCAGAGCTGGATGCAAGAAGTGTGGCTACC CTGGTCATCTGACATTTGAATGTCGAAACTTCCTCCGAGTAGATCCTCAAAGAGATATTGTTTTAGATGTTAGCAGCACTAGCAGTGAAGACAGCGAGGAAGAGGAACTACAGAGATTACAAGCCATGCGTGAGAAAAAGA ATTTaaatgaagaggaagaaaaaaagaagcaaaaaagaaaaagcaaagagaaaacaaaattaaaaagaccGAGGAAAAG ATCGTCCTCATCAAGTTCAGCTGAAGAGGATGAGCCAAagtcaaaaaagcaaaaatcacacaaaaaagaaaaggaaaagggaaaaaaacataaatcTAAGAAAGGAAGGCAtcataaaaaggagaaaaagaagagacgaaaggaaaaaagttcatCTTCTAACAGTTCAGACAGTTCAAGTAGTGACTGA